The following coding sequences lie in one Pseudomonas svalbardensis genomic window:
- a CDS encoding cation:proton antiporter, which translates to MSFILWVAVLGAVLLTLALTSSYLRWMPVTTSAVCLVLGVTIGPAGFGLLKLDTEDASTWMEHLTEVAVLFSLFVCGLKLRLPLRDKTWRIAYGLAGPVMVLTIAGVSLLLHYGFELSWGASVLIGSILAPTDPVLAALVQVNDARDDDSVRFGLSGEAGLNDGIAFPFVILGLLLVQHDGNPGWLSDWVLRSLLWAVPAGLLTGYWMGRGIGRLTLLMRIKNDDSTLSPNDYLALALIALAYVGAESIHGYGFLSVFAAGLGLRHEEVKSTGDDELPAEHLVQPVVGHQNVEPQHAVHGDTARLEDTQVAAGIMMGDMLAFGSLVERAMEVFLVTLLGVVLMAHWDWRALPIAGVLFCLIRPLSVVAMPWGRLLNGHQRMLIGWFGIRGIGSLYYLFYALNHGLDPSIATLCMDLTLCVVALSILIHGISTQPMLARYEQHNKRDI; encoded by the coding sequence ATGAGTTTCATTTTGTGGGTGGCGGTGTTGGGTGCGGTGCTGCTGACGCTGGCACTGACCTCGTCGTACCTGCGCTGGATGCCGGTGACCACGTCGGCGGTGTGCCTGGTGCTGGGTGTAACCATCGGGCCCGCGGGGTTCGGGTTGTTGAAACTGGACACCGAAGATGCGTCCACCTGGATGGAGCATCTGACGGAAGTCGCAGTGCTGTTTTCGTTGTTTGTCTGTGGTTTGAAATTGCGCTTGCCGCTCAGGGACAAAACCTGGCGCATTGCCTACGGCCTGGCCGGCCCGGTCATGGTGTTGACCATTGCCGGCGTCAGTCTGTTGCTGCATTACGGTTTCGAATTGTCCTGGGGCGCGTCCGTGTTGATCGGCTCGATTCTGGCGCCCACCGACCCGGTGCTCGCCGCCCTGGTGCAAGTCAACGACGCCCGGGATGATGACAGCGTGCGCTTCGGGCTGTCGGGTGAAGCCGGGCTCAATGACGGGATCGCCTTCCCGTTTGTCATTCTCGGCCTGCTCCTGGTGCAACACGACGGCAACCCCGGCTGGCTGAGCGACTGGGTGCTGCGCAGCTTATTGTGGGCAGTCCCGGCCGGTTTGCTCACCGGCTACTGGATGGGACGCGGCATTGGTCGCCTGACCTTGTTAATGCGCATCAAAAATGACGACAGCACCCTTTCTCCGAATGATTACCTCGCCCTCGCCTTGATTGCCCTGGCGTATGTCGGGGCCGAGTCGATTCACGGCTACGGCTTTCTGTCGGTGTTCGCTGCCGGCCTGGGTTTACGCCACGAAGAAGTCAAATCCACGGGCGACGACGAACTTCCCGCCGAGCATCTGGTTCAGCCTGTCGTGGGACATCAGAACGTCGAACCGCAACATGCGGTTCACGGTGATACCGCAAGACTTGAAGACACTCAAGTCGCCGCGGGCATCATGATGGGCGACATGCTCGCCTTCGGCAGCCTGGTGGAACGGGCCATGGAAGTTTTTCTGGTAACGCTGCTCGGCGTGGTGCTGATGGCGCACTGGGACTGGCGTGCGTTGCCGATCGCTGGCGTGTTGTTTTGCCTGATACGACCCCTGAGCGTCGTCGCCATGCCTTGGGGCCGTTTGCTCAACGGCCACCAGCGAATGTTGATTGGCTGGTTCGGCATACGCGGTATCGGCAGTCTGTATTACCTGTTTTATGCCCTGAACCACGGGCTGGACCCATCGATTGCAACGCTCTGCATGGATCTGACCTTGTGCGTGGTCGCGCTAAGCATCCTCATCCACGGGATCAGCACCCAACCGATGCTGGCTCGATATGAACAGCATAATAAACGGGATATTTGA
- a CDS encoding hemerythrin domain-containing protein: MNAIDLLKADHERVKGILTQLSESTERGVKKRGELLAKLEMEIAIHTRLEEEVLYPAYKKAGGKEQDVMYYEAKEEHRTVDSLVLPDLKVTDPSTPEFAGRVKVVKELLEHHIEEEETEMFPQAKKLLGKATLEELGAQMESLKAQYKKEMSAANLAA, from the coding sequence ATGAACGCCATAGACTTGTTGAAAGCCGACCATGAACGCGTAAAAGGCATCCTGACCCAGCTAAGCGAATCCACCGAACGTGGTGTTAAAAAGCGCGGCGAGTTGCTGGCCAAACTGGAAATGGAGATCGCCATCCACACCCGTCTCGAAGAGGAAGTCTTGTACCCGGCGTACAAGAAAGCCGGGGGTAAGGAGCAAGACGTCATGTATTACGAAGCCAAGGAAGAACATCGCACCGTTGATTCCCTGGTGCTGCCGGACTTGAAAGTCACCGACCCGTCCACCCCGGAATTCGCCGGTCGCGTGAAAGTGGTCAAGGAACTGCTGGAACATCACATTGAAGAAGAGGAAACGGAAATGTTCCCTCAGGCGAAAAAACTGTTGGGCAAAGCCACACTTGAAGAGCTGGGCGCGCAAATGGAAAGTTTGAAAGCTCAGTACAAGAAAGAAATGAGCGCAGCCAATCTGGCGGCTTGA
- a CDS encoding hybrid sensor histidine kinase/response regulator, whose translation MSEDRTKANAIDNSRFRLLIDAVIDYAIYMIDPEGIITSWNTGARRFKGYEEAEILGQHFSRFYTEEDRRAGLPQRALDTAIREGRFEGEGWRVRKDGTHFWCHVVIDPILDPSGKLLGFAKITRDLTDRKMAEETLKQSEQQFRLLVQSVTDYAIYMLTPDGRMTNWNLGAQRIKGYLPEEVIGQHFSMFYTPEDREAGEPQRTLDIAIREGRFENKGWRVRKDGTRFLANVVVDPIWGETGTLLGFAKITRDITEATQAQQALEQTREALFQAQKMQAIGQLSGGVAHDFNNLLTVILGNLEIVRKRVGGDPNITRLVDNATQGALRGVTLTQRMLAFARRQELKAEPVEIPALVQGISGLLRSSLGPSVVLETRFSQELEPVLADVNQLELAVLNLVTNARDAMPHGGKIVISAKTEETWDQPQLSLLSGRYVCLSVSDTGEGMDDATLGLAMDPFFTTKGVGKGTGLGLSMVHGYIEQLGGRFVLKSQKDIGTIAELWIPIATTGSVAKPVTEAAAPPVHRLCVLVVDDDSLVLTSTCLLLEDLGHRVISATSGAQALKVFDTESAIDLVITDMAMPQMNGAELAQAIRTMKPDLPIILATGYAERLEGFATRLPRLSKPFTQLNLVEIIASTMK comes from the coding sequence ATGAGCGAGGATCGGACCAAAGCCAACGCCATCGACAACAGTCGTTTTCGCCTGTTGATCGATGCTGTGATTGACTACGCGATCTACATGATTGATCCCGAAGGCATCATCACCAGCTGGAACACCGGCGCCAGGCGTTTCAAGGGGTATGAAGAGGCCGAGATTCTCGGTCAGCACTTTTCGCGGTTCTATACCGAAGAGGATCGCCGTGCCGGTTTGCCCCAGCGAGCGCTCGACACGGCGATCAGGGAAGGGCGTTTCGAGGGGGAAGGCTGGCGGGTTCGCAAGGACGGCACGCATTTCTGGTGCCACGTCGTCATTGATCCGATTCTTGACCCGTCGGGTAAGTTGCTAGGGTTTGCCAAGATTACCCGCGACCTGACCGACCGCAAGATGGCTGAAGAAACCCTCAAGCAAAGCGAGCAGCAATTCCGCCTATTGGTTCAAAGTGTCACTGACTACGCCATCTACATGCTCACCCCGGATGGCCGCATGACCAACTGGAACCTTGGGGCTCAGCGCATCAAGGGCTACTTGCCCGAAGAAGTCATCGGCCAGCATTTTTCGATGTTTTACACCCCGGAAGACCGCGAGGCCGGCGAACCACAACGGACCCTGGACATTGCAATCCGTGAAGGGCGATTCGAAAACAAAGGCTGGCGCGTGCGCAAGGACGGTACGCGGTTCCTGGCCAATGTCGTGGTCGATCCGATTTGGGGCGAAACCGGCACGCTGCTCGGTTTCGCCAAGATCACCCGTGATATCACCGAAGCCACACAAGCCCAGCAGGCGCTGGAGCAAACCCGCGAAGCGCTGTTTCAGGCGCAGAAAATGCAGGCCATCGGCCAACTCAGCGGCGGCGTTGCCCACGACTTCAACAATTTGCTGACCGTCATCCTCGGCAATCTGGAAATCGTCCGCAAACGCGTGGGGGGCGATCCGAATATTACCCGATTGGTGGACAACGCCACTCAGGGAGCCTTGCGGGGCGTAACCCTGACCCAGCGCATGCTGGCGTTTGCCAGACGTCAGGAGCTCAAAGCCGAACCCGTCGAGATCCCGGCGCTGGTGCAAGGGATCAGCGGGCTGTTGCGCAGTTCGCTCGGGCCTTCCGTGGTACTCGAAACCCGCTTTTCGCAAGAACTCGAGCCGGTCCTGGCCGACGTCAATCAGCTTGAACTGGCGGTACTGAACCTGGTGACCAACGCCCGCGATGCAATGCCGCATGGCGGAAAAATCGTTATCAGTGCCAAGACTGAAGAAACCTGGGATCAACCGCAGTTGTCCCTGCTGTCAGGCCGGTATGTCTGCCTGAGTGTCAGCGACACGGGGGAGGGTATGGATGACGCCACGCTCGGTTTGGCAATGGACCCGTTCTTCACCACAAAAGGCGTTGGCAAAGGCACGGGGCTGGGACTGTCGATGGTGCATGGTTACATCGAGCAACTGGGCGGACGATTCGTCCTCAAAAGCCAGAAGGACATAGGCACGATCGCCGAACTGTGGATACCCATCGCCACGACCGGTTCGGTTGCCAAGCCCGTTACCGAGGCGGCCGCACCGCCGGTGCACCGTCTATGCGTGTTGGTCGTGGATGATGACAGCCTGGTGTTGACCAGTACCTGCCTGTTACTCGAAGACCTGGGGCATCGGGTGATCAGTGCGACGTCCGGGGCGCAAGCGCTGAAAGTATTCGACACTGAATCAGCGATTGACCTGGTCATCACCGACATGGCCATGCCACAGATGAATGGCGCGGAACTGGCGCAGGCTATCCGGACCATGAAGCCGGACCTGCCGATCATCCTTGCCACCGGTTATGCCGAGCGCCTGGAAGGGTTCGCAACCAGACTTCCGCGCCTGTCCAAACCGTTTACTCAACTCAATCTGGTGGAAATCATCGCCTCGACCATGAAATGA
- a CDS encoding ATP-dependent DNA helicase: MSYSIAVRALCEFTAKVGDLDLRFTPSPTALEGIVGHRTVASRRSEGYQSEVALEGLYQTLTVKGRADGYDPAQNCLEEVKTYRGDLSKQPANHRQLHWAQAKIYGWLMCQKLELAQINLALVYFDIVSEKETCLVEAFSAAQLRLFFEQHCALFLHWAEQEMAHREGRNRAAQQLAFPHADFRPGQRHLAESVFKAVSTGRCLMAQAPTGIGKTVGTLFPMLKALAPQQLDKVFFLTAKTPGRKLALDAAQVILDSADAPPLRVLEMIARDKACEHPDKACHGESCPLAQGFYDRLPAARQAASKLSLLNQNALREVALKHDVCPYYLSQEMARWADVVVADYNYYFDFSALLFGLAQANNWKVAVLVDEAHNMVERGRQMYSASLDQSTLNGVRKTAPEALKKSLQRVNREWNALHNLQLGAYQAYDKAPEKLLQALSSCSASIGDYLNDHPQGLDGALQNFYFDMLQFCRVAELFDEQFLFDISKRDLDRQRNLSQLCLRNVVPAGFIRPRLTAARSTVLFSATLSPSHYYADLLGTPANTVWIDVESPFHADQLQVHIVNQISTRFVHRQSSLAPIVELIARQFSQRPGNYLAFFSSFDYLQQVAQLLAEKHPHINLWSQSRGMGEGQRQDFLDQFTAESQGVGFAVLGGAFGEGIDLPGARLIGAFIATLGLAQLNPVNEQLKQRMAAIFGAGYDYTYLFPGVQKVVQAAGRVIRTQQDQGVVMLIDDRFGDSKVKQLLPRWWSIAPASFATPRTYDHQVI, from the coding sequence TTGAGTTACAGCATCGCGGTGCGGGCGCTGTGTGAATTCACCGCCAAGGTTGGTGACCTCGACCTGCGCTTTACACCTTCGCCGACGGCGCTGGAAGGGATTGTCGGGCACCGGACGGTGGCGTCCCGGCGTAGCGAGGGCTACCAGAGTGAAGTCGCGCTTGAAGGGCTGTATCAAACGTTGACGGTAAAGGGTCGGGCCGACGGCTACGACCCCGCGCAAAATTGCCTGGAGGAGGTCAAAACCTATCGCGGAGATTTGAGCAAGCAACCGGCCAACCACCGTCAGCTGCACTGGGCGCAGGCGAAGATTTACGGCTGGTTGATGTGCCAGAAACTGGAGCTGGCGCAGATCAATCTGGCCCTGGTGTACTTCGACATCGTCAGCGAAAAGGAAACCTGCCTGGTCGAGGCTTTCAGCGCCGCGCAACTGCGGCTGTTCTTCGAACAACATTGCGCCTTGTTCCTGCACTGGGCCGAGCAGGAAATGGCTCATCGCGAAGGGCGTAATCGGGCGGCGCAACAACTGGCGTTTCCCCATGCCGACTTTCGACCCGGGCAGCGTCATCTGGCGGAATCGGTGTTCAAGGCTGTCAGCACCGGTCGTTGCTTGATGGCGCAGGCGCCCACGGGGATCGGCAAGACCGTCGGCACGCTGTTCCCGATGCTCAAGGCCCTGGCGCCGCAGCAACTGGACAAGGTGTTCTTCCTCACAGCGAAAACCCCGGGGCGCAAACTGGCGCTGGACGCCGCGCAAGTGATCCTCGACAGCGCCGACGCGCCACCCTTGCGGGTGCTCGAAATGATCGCCCGGGACAAGGCCTGCGAGCATCCGGACAAAGCCTGTCACGGCGAATCCTGCCCATTGGCCCAGGGGTTTTATGATCGTTTGCCCGCCGCTCGCCAGGCGGCCAGCAAATTGTCCCTGCTGAACCAGAACGCTTTGCGCGAGGTCGCCCTGAAACACGACGTCTGTCCCTACTACCTGAGCCAGGAAATGGCCCGCTGGGCAGACGTGGTGGTCGCCGATTACAACTACTATTTCGATTTCAGCGCGCTGCTGTTCGGGCTGGCCCAGGCCAATAACTGGAAAGTCGCGGTGCTGGTGGACGAAGCGCACAACATGGTGGAGCGCGGCCGGCAGATGTACAGCGCCAGCCTCGACCAATCGACCCTCAACGGCGTACGAAAAACCGCACCCGAGGCGTTGAAAAAATCCTTGCAACGGGTCAACCGTGAGTGGAATGCCCTGCATAATCTGCAACTCGGCGCCTATCAGGCCTATGACAAGGCGCCGGAAAAACTGCTCCAGGCGTTGTCGTCGTGCAGCGCGAGCATCGGCGACTACCTGAATGATCATCCGCAGGGCCTGGACGGGGCGTTACAGAACTTCTATTTCGACATGCTGCAATTTTGCCGGGTGGCTGAGCTCTTCGATGAACAGTTCCTGTTCGACATCAGCAAGCGCGACCTCGACCGCCAACGCAACCTGTCGCAGCTGTGCCTGCGCAACGTGGTGCCCGCCGGCTTCATCCGCCCGCGCCTGACGGCCGCACGCAGCACCGTGCTGTTTTCCGCGACCCTGAGCCCTAGCCACTACTATGCCGACCTGCTGGGCACGCCGGCGAACACGGTGTGGATAGACGTCGAATCGCCATTTCACGCCGATCAGCTGCAAGTGCACATCGTCAACCAGATCTCCACGCGGTTCGTCCATCGCCAGTCATCCCTTGCGCCAATCGTCGAGCTGATTGCCCGGCAGTTCAGCCAACGTCCCGGCAACTACCTGGCGTTTTTCAGCAGCTTCGATTATTTGCAGCAAGTAGCGCAGTTGCTGGCCGAGAAACATCCACACATCAATCTGTGGTCGCAGTCCCGGGGCATGGGGGAAGGGCAGCGACAGGACTTTCTCGATCAGTTCACCGCCGAAAGTCAGGGCGTCGGTTTCGCGGTGTTGGGCGGTGCGTTTGGCGAAGGCATCGACTTGCCGGGCGCGCGACTGATCGGAGCGTTTATCGCCACCCTCGGACTGGCGCAACTCAACCCGGTCAACGAGCAGTTGAAACAGCGCATGGCAGCGATTTTCGGTGCCGGTTATGACTACACTTACCTGTTTCCCGGTGTGCAGAAAGTGGTGCAGGCGGCGGGGAGGGTGATCCGCACCCAGCAGGATCAGGGGGTGGTGATGTTGATCGATGACCGGTTTGGCGATAGCAAGGTCAAGCAGTTACTGCCGCGTTGGTGGTCGATTGCGCCAGCCTCTTTTGCAACTCCGCGAACGTATGACCACCAGGTAATCTGA
- a CDS encoding VRR-NUC domain-containing protein → MALFPVTANPLDDPFYYLNNFMQVLDWLELRYADVLSVEEQHFIREFKRLPRESRALLVRMVMRKGNHFRASKLHYVEIGDIAIAAGPLLALGWIDEQSPLSIEALFEVLLKAEIFQCFGATIDQPKGKKTDWLPALSEQFPQAQSFGQWCTSLDDRLFSLTTMRLCDRLRLMFFGNLYQDWSEFVLADLGIFTYEKVEFCADSRGLRSRDDVDACLFLHECQQHFEAGEAVDGIVEQIKGLALSNPWLQRRRGKLLFQIGQHCERVADFSTALTIYRECVYPGARLRLIRVLERCGEYQLAMDLAAAVEQSPESAAEHQQLLRVLPRLRRKLGGPVIKRSSPREMLRLDLQLPRTDPALSVESYVQAHLAQESAPVHYVENSLINSLFGLLCWPAIFAPLPGAFFHPFQRGPVDLLNEDFHARRVELFQGCLSELDDGRYLQTIRERYASKWGVQSPFVFWGVLSDELLDQALDCLPAEHLKRWFNRLLLDIKANRAGMPDLIQFWPQDKTYRMIEVKGPGDRLQDNQLRWLEFCHEHQMPIAVCYVQWAEQSA, encoded by the coding sequence ATGGCCCTTTTTCCTGTGACTGCAAACCCGCTCGACGATCCGTTCTACTACTTGAACAACTTCATGCAAGTGCTTGATTGGCTTGAGCTTCGCTATGCCGATGTGCTGAGTGTCGAAGAGCAACACTTCATCCGCGAGTTCAAGCGGTTGCCCCGTGAGTCCAGGGCGCTGCTGGTCAGGATGGTGATGCGCAAGGGGAATCACTTCCGGGCGAGCAAGCTGCATTACGTCGAAATCGGCGACATCGCCATCGCCGCCGGCCCACTGCTGGCGCTGGGCTGGATCGATGAGCAATCGCCGCTGTCGATCGAAGCGCTGTTCGAGGTGTTGCTCAAGGCGGAAATTTTCCAGTGTTTTGGCGCCACCATCGATCAACCCAAGGGAAAAAAGACCGATTGGCTGCCCGCACTGAGCGAACAGTTTCCCCAGGCCCAAAGTTTCGGCCAGTGGTGCACGTCGCTGGATGATCGATTGTTCAGCCTGACCACCATGCGTCTGTGCGACCGGCTGCGCTTGATGTTTTTCGGCAATCTTTACCAGGACTGGTCCGAGTTCGTGCTGGCTGACCTGGGCATCTTTACCTATGAAAAAGTCGAGTTCTGTGCCGACTCCCGAGGCCTGCGCAGCCGTGACGACGTGGACGCCTGTCTCTTCCTTCATGAGTGTCAGCAGCATTTCGAGGCCGGCGAAGCAGTAGACGGCATTGTCGAGCAGATCAAAGGGCTGGCGCTGAGCAATCCCTGGCTGCAACGACGTCGCGGCAAACTGTTGTTCCAGATCGGTCAGCACTGCGAGCGCGTGGCGGATTTCTCTACTGCACTGACGATCTACCGCGAGTGTGTCTATCCCGGCGCGCGCCTGCGGTTGATTCGGGTGTTGGAGCGCTGTGGTGAATACCAACTGGCCATGGACCTGGCCGCCGCGGTGGAGCAATCGCCGGAAAGTGCCGCCGAGCATCAACAATTGCTGCGTGTGCTGCCCAGGCTTCGGCGCAAATTGGGCGGTCCGGTGATAAAGCGCTCGTCCCCACGAGAGATGCTGCGCCTGGACCTGCAACTGCCCAGAACCGACCCGGCGTTGTCGGTGGAGTCTTACGTTCAGGCGCATTTGGCGCAAGAGTCGGCGCCGGTGCATTACGTCGAAAACAGCCTGATCAACTCGCTGTTCGGTCTGCTGTGCTGGCCGGCGATTTTCGCGCCATTGCCAGGGGCGTTTTTCCACCCGTTCCAGCGTGGGCCGGTGGATTTGCTCAATGAGGACTTTCACGCACGCCGCGTGGAGCTGTTCCAGGGTTGCCTGTCTGAACTCGATGACGGGCGTTACCTGCAGACGATTCGTGAACGCTATGCCAGCAAGTGGGGCGTGCAGTCGCCCTTCGTGTTCTGGGGTGTGCTGAGCGATGAATTGCTCGATCAGGCACTCGATTGCCTGCCGGCCGAACACCTCAAGCGCTGGTTCAATCGACTGCTGTTGGACATCAAGGCCAATCGCGCCGGTATGCCAGACCTGATCCAGTTTTGGCCGCAGGACAAAACCTACCGGATGATCGAAGTCAAAGGCCCCGGTGATCGCCTGCAAGACAATCAATTGCGCTGGCTTGAGTTCTGTCATGAGCACCAGATGCCGATTGCCGTCTGCTACGTGCAATGGGCGGAGCAAAGCGCTTGA
- a CDS encoding YgdI/YgdR family lipoprotein, which yields MNIKTLGLPLAVAAFLALAGCSTPTVVTLQNGTQYLTKDMPKTKTQDGFFEFEDISGAKVKVKADEVTTIRQED from the coding sequence ATGAATATCAAGACTCTGGGCTTGCCCCTGGCGGTAGCGGCCTTTCTGGCCCTGGCCGGTTGCTCGACGCCAACGGTTGTGACGCTGCAGAACGGCACCCAGTATTTGACCAAGGACATGCCGAAAACCAAGACCCAGGACGGCTTCTTTGAATTCGAAGATATTTCCGGGGCGAAAGTGAAGGTCAAGGCCGATGAAGTGACCACGATTCGACAGGAAGACTGA
- a CDS encoding polyurethane esterase, with product MGVYDYKNFGTADSKALFTDAMAITLYSYHNLDNGFATGYQHNGFGLGLPATLVTALIGGTDSQGVIPGIPWNPDSEKAALDAVQKAGWTPITATQLGYDGKVDARGTFFGEKAGYTSAQVEILGKYDAQGHLSEIGIAFRGTSGPRESQISDSIGDVINDLLAALGPKDYAKNYVGEAFGNLLSDVAAFARANGLSGKDVLVSGHSLGGLAVNSLADLSNDKWAGFYKDSNYIAYASPTQSSTDKVLNVGYENDPVYRALDGSSFNLSSVGVHDAAKVSATDNIVSFNDHYASTAWNVLPFSILNIPTWISHLPTAYGDGMNRVIESKFYDLTSKDSTIIVANLSDPARANTWVQDLNRNAETHKGSTFIIGSDGNDLIQGGRGNDYLEGRDGNDTFRDGGGYNILLGGKGNNVLDVQQSVKNFDFANDGAGNLYIRDANGGISMTRDIGSIVTKEPGFLWGLFKDDVTHSVTADGLKVGNNLTQYASTVKGGAGADTLKAHAGGDWLFGLDANDHLIGSKGNDVFVGGAGNDLMESGGGIDTFLFSGAFGQDRVIGYQASDKLVFLGVQGVTPNDDYRAHATAVGHDTVLTFGGDSVTLVGVGLDSLSSGGVVIA from the coding sequence ATGGGTGTGTACGACTACAAAAACTTCGGTACAGCAGATTCCAAAGCGTTATTTACCGACGCAATGGCGATCACGCTGTATTCCTATCACAACCTGGATAACGGCTTTGCCACCGGCTATCAGCACAACGGCTTCGGCCTTGGCTTGCCGGCCACACTGGTGACAGCACTGATAGGTGGTACCGACTCCCAGGGCGTCATTCCCGGAATCCCATGGAACCCCGATTCGGAAAAAGCCGCACTGGACGCGGTGCAGAAAGCCGGCTGGACGCCGATCACCGCCACGCAACTGGGCTATGACGGCAAGGTCGATGCACGGGGAACGTTCTTCGGCGAGAAGGCCGGGTACACCAGCGCTCAGGTGGAAATCCTTGGCAAGTACGACGCGCAAGGTCATCTCAGCGAAATCGGTATCGCTTTTCGCGGCACCAGTGGCCCACGAGAAAGCCAGATCAGCGACTCCATCGGCGATGTGATCAATGATCTGCTGGCGGCGTTGGGGCCAAAGGATTATGCGAAAAACTACGTCGGCGAAGCCTTCGGTAATCTGCTCAGCGACGTGGCGGCCTTTGCCCGGGCCAATGGCCTGTCGGGCAAGGACGTGCTGGTCAGCGGTCACAGCCTCGGCGGGCTGGCGGTCAATAGCCTGGCAGACTTGAGCAACGACAAGTGGGCCGGATTCTACAAGGATTCCAACTACATCGCCTACGCCTCGCCGACCCAAAGCAGCACCGACAAAGTGCTGAACGTCGGTTACGAGAACGACCCGGTGTACCGCGCCCTCGACGGTTCATCCTTTAACCTGTCGTCGGTGGGCGTGCACGATGCCGCCAAGGTCTCGGCGACCGATAACATCGTCAGCTTTAACGACCACTACGCTTCGACAGCGTGGAATGTGCTGCCGTTTTCCATCCTCAACATCCCGACCTGGATCTCGCACTTGCCGACCGCCTATGGCGACGGCATGAACCGGGTAATCGAGTCGAAGTTCTACGACCTCACCAGTAAAGACTCGACGATCATCGTTGCCAACCTGTCGGATCCGGCGCGCGCCAACACTTGGGTTCAGGATCTGAATCGCAACGCTGAAACCCACAAGGGCAGCACCTTCATCATCGGCAGTGACGGCAACGATCTGATCCAGGGTGGCCGGGGCAACGACTATCTGGAAGGTCGCGATGGCAACGATACCTTCCGCGACGGTGGCGGTTACAACATCCTGTTGGGCGGCAAGGGCAACAACGTGCTGGATGTGCAGCAGTCGGTGAAAAACTTCGACTTCGCCAATGACGGAGCCGGCAACCTGTACATCCGCGACGCCAATGGCGGCATCAGCATGACCCGCGACATCGGCAGCATTGTGACCAAGGAGCCGGGGTTTCTGTGGGGGCTGTTCAAGGATGACGTGACCCACAGCGTCACTGCCGATGGCCTGAAAGTAGGCAATAACCTGACTCAGTACGCATCAACGGTAAAGGGCGGCGCCGGCGCCGATACGCTCAAGGCTCACGCTGGCGGCGATTGGTTGTTTGGACTGGACGCCAACGATCATTTGATCGGCAGCAAGGGTAACGACGTGTTTGTCGGGGGGGCGGGCAATGACTTGATGGAGTCGGGGGGCGGGATCGATACGTTCCTGTTTAGCGGCGCGTTTGGTCAGGACCGGGTGATTGGCTACCAGGCCAGCGACAAACTGGTGTTTCTCGGGGTTCAGGGGGTAACGCCGAACGACGACTATCGGGCGCATGCCACGGCGGTGGGGCACGACACGGTGCTGACGTTTGGGGGGGATTCGGTGACATTGGTTGGGGTTGGGCTGGATAGTTTGTCCAGTGGAGGGGTTGTTATCGCCTGA